In one window of Gouania willdenowi unplaced genomic scaffold, fGouWil2.1 scaffold_420_arrow_ctg1, whole genome shotgun sequence DNA:
- the LOC114460300 gene encoding PLASMODESMATA CALLOSE-BINDING PROTEIN 4-like — protein sequence MMIRILCLSVLVLLFCTDIEAKKEKTEKTEKFKKFKCFTCTEKNCKKQQYCSEGQVCMSASVIEVTHGHQNKSYYRSCTSPSYCPKSEKAETLSIGLGYQVFVATVKCCKSHLCNKKPQPHPKIPSGNGLTCLFCSNTNNPKECKVKECIGNQTHCVQVIRNGTHQSGCATKNFCHPDKILGRYKPVNGFAGALSFPAECEKAKPAPEPTTAEPTTAEPTTAEPTTAEPTTAEPTTAEPTTAEPTTAEPTTAEPTIAEPTTAEPTTAEPKCVPVETTPEPTLPPCDRKG from the exons ATGATGATCAGAATCCTCTGCCTGAGCGTCCTTGTGCTGCTTTTCTGCACAG ACATTgaagctaaaaaagaaaagaccgAAAAGACCGAAAAGTTCAAAAAGTTCAAGTGTTTCACTTGTACAgagaaaaactgcaaaaaacaaCAGTATTGTAGTGAAGGACAGGTCTGCATGAGCGCCTCTGTTATCG AAGTCACACATGGACATCAGAATAAATCCTACTACAGGTCCTGTACGTCACCTTCATACTGTCCAAAGAGTGAAAAAGCAGAGACCTTGTCCATCGGCTTGGGTTATCAGGTGTTTGTGGCGACCGTTAAGTGCTGCAAGTCCCATCTCTGCAACAAAAAACCTCAACCCC ACCCTAAGATACCATCAGGAAATGGGTTGACGTgccttttctgcagcaacactaATAACCCAAAGGAATGCAAAGTCAAGGAATGCATTGGAAATCAAACTCACTGCGTGCAAGTAATCA GAAATGGAACTCATCAGAGTGGGTGTGCAACTAAAAACTTCTGTCACCCCGACAAGATACTTGGACGCTACAAGCCTGTTAATGGCTTCGCTGGTGCCCTCAGTTTTCCAGCTGAGTGTGAGAAAGCAAAACCTGCACCTGAGCCAACAACTGCTGAACCAACAACTGCTGAACCAACAACTGCTGAACCAACAACTGCTGAACCAACAACTGCTGAACCAACAACTGCTGAACCAACAACTGCTGAACCAACAACTGCTGAACCAACAACTGCTGAACCAACAATTGCTGAACCAACAACTGCTGAACCAACAACTGCTGAACCAAAGTGTGTTCCAGTTGAAACCACTCCTGAACCAACCCTTCCACCCTGTGATAGAAAGGGATAA